One Romeriopsis navalis LEGE 11480 genomic window carries:
- the mgtE gene encoding magnesium transporter, whose protein sequence is MLTQTGLISLAEVTDLNQLKLELSEVPAIDVGDYIEDLPEERRAIAFRLLNKGKATEVFEYLEPDVREALIGSLNDGQVHQLIEEMSPDDRAELFDELPAGVVRRLIQGLSLAERHATAMILGYPEGTAGRVMTTEYVRLQEGLTVLQALEKIRRLDRDKETIYYAYVTDNNRKLRSVVSLRQLLFSLPDAQIQDIASDRLIRVRTDTPQEEAAQVMMRYDLIAVPVVDSEDRLVGIVTIDDMVDVLEEEATEDIQKIAGVTGGDESSLSPPLQKLRNRLPWLLGIMGLYIGASSSISPFQSTIAKVPVLAVVMPLFSNTGGTVGIQALTVTIRSLGVGEVTPEDTWEILKRELQAGLGTAFSLGGTMVLLSLIWTKPEERWVALVAGVVMSINSLVAVTLGTLLPIGLKRLNLDPALVSGPLVTTMLDTIGFILFLTMITVSLNILGAPV, encoded by the coding sequence ATGTTGACACAGACAGGGCTAATCTCGCTAGCCGAGGTTACAGATTTAAATCAGCTCAAGTTAGAGCTGAGCGAAGTGCCAGCAATTGATGTTGGTGATTATATTGAAGACTTGCCGGAGGAACGCCGGGCGATCGCGTTTCGTCTGTTGAATAAAGGTAAGGCGACGGAAGTATTCGAATATCTTGAGCCAGACGTTCGCGAAGCCTTGATTGGTTCCCTGAACGATGGTCAAGTACATCAGCTAATTGAAGAAATGAGTCCGGACGATCGGGCGGAGCTATTTGATGAATTGCCAGCAGGGGTGGTGCGGCGGCTGATTCAGGGGTTGAGCCTGGCGGAGCGTCACGCCACCGCGATGATTTTGGGGTATCCCGAAGGCACCGCTGGTCGTGTCATGACCACCGAATATGTGCGCTTGCAGGAGGGGTTGACGGTGCTCCAGGCGCTCGAAAAAATTCGGCGACTGGACCGTGATAAGGAAACCATCTACTACGCCTACGTTACGGACAATAACCGTAAATTGCGGAGTGTGGTATCGCTGCGTCAATTGTTGTTTTCGCTGCCAGATGCCCAAATTCAAGATATTGCTAGCGATCGGCTCATCCGGGTGCGCACCGATACGCCCCAGGAAGAAGCGGCCCAGGTGATGATGCGCTATGACTTGATTGCGGTGCCGGTGGTCGATAGCGAAGATCGTCTGGTGGGGATTGTCACCATTGATGACATGGTGGATGTCCTGGAAGAGGAGGCCACCGAGGATATTCAAAAGATTGCCGGTGTGACAGGGGGCGATGAATCGTCGCTGTCACCCCCATTGCAAAAGCTGCGGAATCGTTTGCCCTGGCTCTTGGGGATTATGGGGTTATATATTGGTGCGTCGAGTTCTATTTCACCGTTTCAGAGCACGATCGCCAAAGTGCCAGTGTTGGCTGTGGTGATGCCGTTGTTTTCCAATACTGGTGGTACGGTGGGCATTCAGGCCTTGACAGTGACAATTCGATCGCTGGGCGTGGGGGAAGTGACACCCGAAGATACCTGGGAGATTTTGAAGCGTGAGTTGCAAGCGGGTCTGGGTACGGCTTTTTCCCTGGGTGGGACGATGGTCTTACTCTCATTGATTTGGACAAAACCGGAGGAGCGTTGGGTGGCTTTGGTTGCCGGGGTCGTGATGTCGATTAATTCGCTGGTGGCTGTGACCTTGGGGACCTTGCTACCGATCGGTCTCAAACGGCTTAATCTTGACCCGGCGTTGGTCAGTGGGCCGCTGGTCACAACGATGCTCGACACGATCGGGTTTATCTTGTTTCTGACGATGATTACCGTCAGTTTGAATATTTTGGGTGCGCCGGTGTAG
- a CDS encoding universal stress protein: MTYKKIVVGLDQSFKDSAVFARALEQTRRHSTAMTIIHTLKRDPSYSPLNISSSSHTKDARDMMNIISRQHKERLERDKRKAHSWLEMYCQQALAKGIPTQVNCQSGNPGLWICETAQRWDADLIVIGHRENHGLRSVGNSSVTQYVLQHAPCTVMVVQGVAHLDEMNHFDRDEPTKPINSPAERRLASQMFKI, translated from the coding sequence ATGACCTACAAAAAAATCGTCGTTGGTTTAGATCAATCGTTCAAAGACTCGGCTGTCTTTGCGCGGGCATTGGAACAAACCCGGCGCCACAGTACTGCCATGACAATTATCCATACGTTAAAGCGGGATCCCAGCTATTCTCCACTCAACATCAGCAGTAGCAGTCATACCAAGGATGCCCGCGACATGATGAACATCATATCGCGACAGCATAAGGAACGACTCGAACGCGATAAACGCAAGGCGCACAGTTGGCTCGAAATGTATTGCCAACAGGCCCTCGCCAAGGGCATCCCCACCCAAGTGAACTGCCAATCAGGCAATCCGGGTCTCTGGATTTGTGAAACGGCTCAACGTTGGGACGCGGATTTAATTGTCATCGGCCATCGCGAAAATCACGGCTTACGATCGGTGGGCAATAGCAGTGTGACCCAATACGTCTTGCAACATGCCCCATGCACGGTAATGGTGGTTCAAGGCGTCGCACATCTCGACGAAATGAATCACTTCGATCGCGACGAGCCGACCAAACCGATTAACAGTCCTGCCGAACGACGCTTAGCCAGCCAAATGTTCAAGATTTAA
- a CDS encoding DNA-3-methyladenine glycosylase family protein, whose product MVNPLDLGPIDHTLALQHLQRADPKLAQLIQRFGPCELGQSPVRDSVLSALVKSIIFQRISIKAANTVYQRFLALYPGGFPAATLILQTADADLRAIGLPPAKVSYLKDLAQHVLDGLPAMSQLVALSDAEIIRILTQIKGIGEWSVQMLLMFQLQRWDVMPYGDVGLQLAMRDLYQLSDTPKKVTMQPITASWRPYRTIGCWYLWRNRDAASQAILAAFERQ is encoded by the coding sequence ATGGTGAATCCGTTAGATTTGGGGCCGATCGATCACACACTAGCGCTGCAGCATTTGCAACGGGCGGATCCAAAGTTAGCGCAATTGATCCAGCGCTTTGGACCCTGTGAATTGGGGCAATCGCCAGTGCGTGATTCGGTCTTGTCGGCCCTAGTGAAGTCGATTATTTTCCAGCGTATTTCAATCAAAGCGGCCAATACGGTCTATCAGCGATTTCTCGCGCTGTATCCCGGGGGATTTCCGGCGGCGACGCTAATTTTACAAACGGCTGATGCTGATTTACGGGCGATCGGTCTGCCGCCAGCCAAAGTTAGCTATCTCAAGGACTTGGCCCAGCATGTGCTCGATGGATTGCCGGCAATGTCGCAGCTAGTGGCGCTGAGCGATGCCGAAATTATTCGCATACTGACCCAAATCAAGGGAATTGGCGAATGGAGTGTTCAAATGTTGCTGATGTTTCAGCTCCAGCGGTGGGATGTGATGCCCTACGGTGATGTGGGCCTCCAACTGGCGATGCGGGATCTATACCAACTATCCGATACTCCCAAAAAAGTGACAATGCAACCAATCACTGCATCGTGGCGACCGTATCGCACGATCGGCTGCTGGTATCTCTGGCGTAACCGAGATGCGGCGAGCCAAGCGATTTTGGCGGCGTTTGAGCGGCAGTAG
- a CDS encoding MBL fold metallo-hydrolase, translating into MTHLACYAYGVGHADEGVCLRLEIDNYRILLDCGLKNLASLIDNPITTAASASPLTGIAPSTVMSVAAPQIDCVICSHAHTDHAYGLLALHQTFPHIPIYASHITAHLLPLNWPEQTVQNTLCQALPWRSPIEIFDRLTIEFIPAGHLPGAAAILLSYREPHSERVMRVFYSGDFYLSNTRLATGLRLEEIRGLMPDVLILEGSYGTQRHPHRRQQENRLMERIAQALHDQQSILLPVPTIGLGQELLFLLRSHYLFSGRNLDIWVQGLIAMGCDAYLDLISQLPIAVQNFAQTQPLFWDEKVQPRVQRGQPPHQTEPCIVLTDAHTDLSHFCHHGQWLVLFPEATTSTVEWKSHAPTATDPSEAIVTAETYWLSEHSDGNTTLQLIHSLRPQHVLFVHGASDTLADFAHLDELSSRYKIHMPQPGTLVELPVAESAIVDTNLPETRYAGEVAETTTEILISLPIDFTLDPRWKSFADTGVVEAYWQDQQLIIRGMAPTELTSNNAGASQLSRNCLSCQFYRNQRCNNQDSPLFQLQVTPDGYCLEFAATDIAN; encoded by the coding sequence GTGACCCATTTGGCTTGCTATGCCTACGGTGTTGGTCATGCAGATGAAGGTGTTTGTCTAAGATTAGAAATAGACAATTATCGGATTCTGCTGGATTGTGGGCTGAAAAATTTGGCCTCGCTGATCGACAATCCAATTACGACCGCTGCCTCCGCTAGCCCGCTCACCGGGATTGCACCCAGCACCGTTATGTCAGTCGCAGCCCCCCAAATTGACTGCGTGATTTGTAGCCATGCCCATACGGACCATGCCTATGGCCTATTGGCACTACACCAAACTTTTCCCCATATTCCAATTTATGCCAGCCACATCACGGCCCATTTACTGCCGCTAAATTGGCCGGAGCAAACCGTTCAAAATACGCTTTGCCAGGCTTTGCCATGGCGATCACCGATCGAAATCTTCGATCGCCTGACCATTGAATTTATTCCCGCCGGCCATCTACCCGGGGCCGCAGCAATTCTCTTAAGCTACCGCGAACCGCATTCGGAGCGGGTTATGCGGGTATTCTATAGCGGCGATTTTTATCTATCCAATACCCGCTTAGCCACTGGACTCCGGCTAGAGGAAATTCGCGGTTTAATGCCAGATGTCTTGATTTTGGAAGGCAGTTACGGTACCCAAAGACATCCCCATCGGCGGCAGCAAGAAAATCGATTGATGGAGCGCATTGCCCAAGCGCTGCATGATCAGCAATCAATTTTGCTGCCCGTACCCACGATCGGGCTCGGGCAAGAACTCCTATTTTTACTCCGCAGTCACTATCTTTTCAGTGGCCGCAATTTGGATATTTGGGTGCAGGGCCTAATTGCGATGGGATGCGATGCCTATCTCGATTTAATCTCCCAACTCCCGATCGCCGTTCAAAACTTTGCTCAGACACAACCCTTATTTTGGGATGAGAAGGTCCAACCACGGGTACAGCGCGGACAGCCCCCGCACCAGACCGAGCCTTGTATCGTACTCACCGATGCCCACACAGATTTGAGTCATTTTTGTCATCATGGCCAGTGGCTGGTGTTATTTCCAGAAGCGACAACGAGCACTGTGGAGTGGAAAAGTCACGCCCCGACTGCCACCGATCCATCCGAGGCGATCGTCACAGCGGAAACCTACTGGCTCTCCGAACATAGCGATGGCAATACCACGCTGCAACTGATTCATAGTCTCCGGCCGCAGCATGTGCTGTTTGTCCACGGAGCCTCCGACACCCTGGCTGACTTCGCCCATTTAGACGAACTCAGTAGTCGTTACAAAATTCATATGCCTCAACCCGGTACCCTGGTTGAGCTTCCGGTTGCCGAGAGTGCGATCGTGGATACGAACTTACCCGAAACCCGCTATGCCGGAGAAGTCGCCGAAACCACCACCGAAATCTTGATTTCACTGCCGATCGACTTTACCCTCGACCCACGCTGGAAAAGTTTTGCCGATACGGGTGTAGTGGAGGCTTACTGGCAAGATCAACAACTAATCATTCGCGGCATGGCACCCACAGAATTAACAAGCAACAATGCCGGTGCTAGTCAATTATCCCGCAATTGCTTAAGCTGTCAGTTTTATCGCAACCAACGCTGCAACAATCAGGATTCACCCCTATTCCAACTGCAAGTAACCCCCGATGGCTATTGCCTCGAGTTTGCGGCTACGGATATAGCCAACTAA